Proteins encoded within one genomic window of Saccharomyces paradoxus chromosome V, complete sequence:
- the EDC3 gene encoding Edc3p (Non-essential conserved protein with a role in mRNA decapping~similar to YEL015W), translating to MSQFVGFGVQVELKDGKLIQGKIAKATSKGLTLNDVQFGDGGKSQAFKVRASRLKDLKVLTVASQSGKRKQQRQQQQQSDYNQNRGEHIDWQDDDVSKIKQQEDFDFQRNLGMFNKKDVFAQLKQNDDILPEDRLQGHNRKQPQSQQNNYQNDELVIPDAKKDSWNKISSKSEQSTHQSQPQQDDQDDVVLDDDEHEYDVDDIDDPRYLPITQSLNITHLIHSATSSPSIDDKTKNTVINDKDQVLAKLGQMIISQSRSNSTSLPAANKQTTIRSKNTKQNIPMATPVQLLEMESITSEFFSINSAVLLENFAVNSSFFLKQKLGGRARLRLQNSNPEPLVVILASDSNRSGAKALALGRHLCQTGHIRVITLFTCSQNELQDSMVKQQTEIYKKCGGKIVNSVSSLESAMETLNSPVEMVIDAMQGYDCTLSDLAGTSEVIESRIKSMISWCNKQRGSTKVWSLDIPNGFDAGSGLPDIFFPDRIEATGIICSGWPLIAINNLITNLPSLEDAVLIDMGIPQGAYSQRTSLRKFQNCDLFVTDGSLLLDL from the coding sequence CATTCAGGGGAAAATTGCCAAAGCAACTTCAAAAGGATTGACTTTAAATGACGTTCAATTCGGCGATGGTGGCAAATCTCAAGCTTTCAAAGTGAGGGCATCAAGACTAAAGGATTTAAAGGTTCTAACTGTTGCCTCTCAATCTGGGAAAAGGAAGCAACAAAgacaacagcagcaacaaaGTGATTACAATCAAAATCGTGGTGAACATATTGATTGGCAAGATGACGATGTTAGTAAGATAAAACAACAGGAAGATTTCGatttccaaagaaatttgGGCATGTTTAACAAAAAGGACGTTTTCGCTCAATTAAAGCAAAATGACGATATATTACCGGAAGATAGATTACAGGGACATAACAGAAAGCAACCCCAATCGCAACAAAATAATTATCAAAACGATGAATTGGTCATTCCAGATGCAAAGAAAGATTCATGGAacaaaatttcttcaaaaagtGAGCAAAGCACACACCAATCTCAGCCGCAACAAGATGATCAAGATGATGTAGTGTTGGATGATGACGAACATGAATACGATgttgatgatattgatgatcCCAGATACCTACCAATAACTCAGTCTTTGAACATCACACATTTGATTCACTCCGCAACTAGCTCCCCATCTATAGATGATAAAACTAAAAATACAGTTATAAATGATAAGGATCAGGTACTCGCTAAATTGGGTCAGATGATCATCAGTCAGTCGAGATCTAACTCAACATCCTTACCAGCTGCGAACAAACAAACAACCATCAGATCAAAGAACACTAAGCAGAACATCCCGATGGCTACACCGGTTCAACTACTGGAAATGGAGAGCATTACATCCGAATTCTTTAGTATTAATTCAGCCGTGttattagaaaattttgcaGTAAACTCATCGTTCTTCCTAAAGCAGAAGCTAGGTGGCCGTGCACGTTTACGTCTACAAAATTCTAATCCAGAACCTTTAGTGGTAATATTAGCCTCAGATTCCAACAGATCAGGTGCCAAAGCTTTGGCACTAGGTAGGCATCTTTGCCAAACGGGTCATATCCGTGTTATAACATTATTTACATGCTCTCAAAATGAACTACAGGATTCCATGGTCAAGCAGCAAACGGAGATTTACAAGAAGTGTGGCGGAAAGATTGTCAACAGTGTATCATCACTAGAATCTGCTATGGAAACATTAAATAGCCCTGTAGAAATGGTCATTGATGCCATGCAGGGGTACGACTGTACATTGAGCGATCTGGCAGGCACATCGGAAGTCATTGAAAGCAGAATTAAAAGCATGATATCATGGTGTAATAAACAGCGAGGCTCCACTAAAGTATGGTCTTTGGACATACCAAACGGTTTTGATGCAGGGTCCGGTCTCCCAGATATTTTCTTCCCGGACAGGATTGAAGCCACAGGGATTATTTGTTCTGGCTGGCCTTTGATTGCCATTAACAACTTAATCACAAATTTGCCAAGTCTAGAAGATGCTGTTCTGATTGATATGGGTATCCCACAGGGCGCCTATTCACAGAGAACTTCCTTGCGTAAATTCCAAAACTGTGATCTTTTTGTCACTGACGGGTCTTTACTATTAGACTTGTAA